The Syntrophaceae bacterium DNA segment CAGGCGAGGCATCCCTGGGGGGCCCGGCCGGCCATCTGAATCAGCTCCGTTCCGATGCCCTCCGCCTTCAGTTCGTCCAGGACCAGGTTGAGGAGGATGGCGGTGTTTCCGTCCTTGCGGGCGCTTCCGTTGAGTGCGACGACTTTCATGAGGTTTCTCCTTTGGCGGATTGTCGGCTCCGGCGGAGCAGCAGCCGGCAGCAGCCGATGATGTTTTCCTGCGAGTAGATGGTCAGTTCGTCCCGGTAACTCCGGTGATAGAGGTCCCGGAGGATGTCCTCGTCGGGCCGGGCATCGCCGAGGATTCGCGCCCGGGTTTCCCGGGCCGCACGGCGGGCCTCCGCGAAAGCCCGGGGTGTTTCCTCCTCTCCCGAAAAGCAGCCGTGATGGGGAAGGCCGATGAAGCGGGGCTTCAGGGTCTCGAACCGGTCGATGGTGGCCATGTAGTCGTCATAGCCGGTGAAGAAGATGGGAAAGAAACCCTGCCTCGGAAGGTGATAACCCAGGCTGTCGGAGGCCAGGAGGACACCGGTTTCCGGGACGTGAACGGCCAGGTTGCCCGGCGAGTGCCCCGGGGCGGCCAGGAATACCAGTGTCCGTCCGCCCAGGTCGATCCGCTCCCCATCGCGAACGATCCGGCATCCATCGAGCGACGGCGGCTCCTCGATCGGAGGACGCTTTGTCCTCAGGCCCTTGCCGGCGAGAAATTGAGTGATGAAACGGTCGTCCGCCACCAGGGAGGTCTTCGTCCCGGGATGGGCGAGGAACTCCGGTGCGCCCTCCCCGGCGATGACGGTGGCGTCCGGAAAGGCTGTGCGCAGGGCGGGGAGGCCGTTGATGTGGTCCACATGGGGGTGGCTGACGACAAGATAATCGGGACGGACTCCGAGAGACTCGAGCTGGCCGAGGACGAGATCCGCCGTGGCCGAGACACCGGCCTCCACCAGGGCTGTCCGCTCTCTGCCTTCCATAAGGTAATGGTGGAAATAGTCGTGTCCCAGGACGATGAGACCTTCCGAGAGGCGGGTCGGGTACTGCCGGTTTCCCTCCATGGGCCAGGCGTTTCCTCCGGATTCTTTGATGCGGCGCGGGGTTCCCGTTGACCTTGCCACAACCGACCCGGAAAATCAACCGCCGTCCGGTGTGTGGCCGATTCCCGCCCGGCCTATCCGGCCGGACCAGAAAGAATTCGGACCTGCTTCTCATGAGGATGGGCAAATTGCAGATCCATCCCCCTGCGCTCCAGCGGGACGTCCTGCAACGCGGCGATTGACAAGCCGTGCCTCTGCGGATAGATAGAAGACCATTCAACGATCGGGGGAGGTGGCGCAATATGGGAAGGAAGTCATTGCTTGTCCTGTCGGGTCTGATTCTCTTTCTGGCGGCTGGCTGCGCCCCGCCGGTGATCCACAAGATCAACGCCTCACGGGAATTTGACGCGGCCCGCATTCAGCGCATCGCCATCCTGAACTTCGACCGCGGATCGGGAACGAACCTGGCGCGGGAAGTCCTGGTCGACAAGTTCACCGCCGCCCTCGTGGACTCCAAGTTCCGGATCGTGGACCGGACGGACACGAGGAAAATCATGGAAGAGGCTAAGTTCCAGCAGGCCGGCGGGGCGATGATCGACGAAACGACCCGGGAAAAGCTGCGACAGCTGGGCGCCGACACCATCCTGACGGGAACGCTTCACACCTACCAGGAGGAACGGAAGGGGAACTTCGTCCTCTACTCGGAAGTCCACCTCACCGCCAAGCTCCTCAAGGTCGAGACGGGCGAGGTCCTCTGGTCCGGCGAGATCATGAAACGGTCCAAGGCCAAGAACCTGGGTGAGAAGAAACTCCTGAACGTGATCGACCGGGAGTCCGAGGCCGATTCTGCCGGAAAGCTCCTGGACGACATCATCTCCGACATGGCCGACTCCTTCAAGGAAAAGAAGCCCCTCCTGGAAAAAATCAAGATCTGGTAAGGAATCTCCCATGATCAGAATCCTCATCGTCTATGCCTCCCAGACGGGCAGCACGGAGCGGATGGCCCGTGCCGTGGCGGAGGGCGTAAGCCGGATCGAAGGCGCCGTCGCGGTCCTGAAGCGGGCCGGCGAGGCGACCCTGGACGACCTTCTGTCCGCCGACGGCCTGGCCGTCGGGACGCCGGAGAATTTCGGCTACATGGCCGGGGCCGTGAAGGACTTCTTCGACCGGACCTTCTATCCGGCGCAGGACAAGGTGTTCCGAAAGCCTTACGCGGTTTTCATCAGCGCCGGAAACGACGGGACGGGGGCCCTGGCGGCGGTCGAGCGAATCGCCCTGGGGTACAAGTTCAAGCGGGTCTTCGAGCCGGTGATCTCCAGGGGTGTCCTGAAGGAGGAGGTCCTGGAACAGTGTCGGGAGCTGGGAGGGGTCCTGGCCGGCGGATGCGAGGCGGGGATTTTCTGAAGAGCCGAGGGCGGCTCTGCCCCTCTTTTCTTTCCGCAGGATGTCGTGGCCTGGAGAGTCGAAAACCGGAGCGGGGCGCTTTCGGCCGGGCGGCGGAGGGCGGTCCGGTCAGGTCAGGCAGACCTGGGAAAGGCGCGCCACGTTTTCGTCCTCCCCCATGGCGATGAGCTTGTCTCCCCGTTCGATCCGGTAGGTCGCCAGGGGATTGAAGATCATCCGTCCGGATTCCTTCTTCACCGCCACGATGATGAGGCCGTACTGCAGGCGGATCTCCGATTCCTCCAGCGTTTTGCCGATGATGGGGGAGCCGTCGCAGACGGTCATCTCCTCCATGCGCAGCTCCAGGCTGGCCCGGCTGGTGGTGATCTCGATGAAGTCGAGCATCGCGGGCCGGAGAATGGCCATGGACATCCTCATTCCCCCGAATGTGTAGGGGGACATGACCCGGTTGGCCCCGGCCCGGAGAAGCCGGTGCTCCGAGACCTCGTCCTCGGAGCGGGAGAGGATCCAGATGTCCGGGTTGAGCTCCTTGGCGGTCAGGATTACGTAAAGATTCTCGGCGTCCGAGGGAAGGACGCAGACGATCCCCTTGGCCCGTTTTACCCCCGCCTCGACAAGGCACTTGTCGTGGGTGGCGTCTCCCTTGCAGTAGACGAAGCCCTCTTCGGCAATCCGCTCGATGACCTCCGTGTTGCTGTCGATCACCACAAAGGGGACTTTTTCCGTCTGCAGTTCCTTGCCGATGAGATGCCCGATCCGGCCGCAGCCGCAGATGATGTAGTGATTGCTCATTTTTTCGATCATTTTTTCCAGCCTTCCCCTCCCGAGAACGACCCGCAGCCTTCCTTCCACCATGTTCTGGGCCAGGAGGCCCACCGTGTAGAACATGGTTCCCACACCGAACAGAATCAGGATGATGGTGAACAGACGCCCCTGCAGGGTCCGGGGCATGAAATCGCCATAGCCTACCGTGGAGATCGTAACGATTGTCGCATAGAAAGAGTCCAGGGGAGCCCAGCCCTCGGTGAGATTGTAGCCGATCGTGCCCGCGACGATGAGGAAAACCAGACCCGTGGCCGCAATGCTGAGCTTGTTGGTGAACATCGTCCTGTGCATCCCCTCCCGAAAGGTCCGCCGTGTAGACAAGAATGCCGCCGGTGTCAAAGAATCCGGGACATCTCCTACTGCAGCGGGAAGACGTAAGGCAGAAGTTCCGATACCGTCACCGTCCGGTATCCGCCGCTCCCGTCCTCCACCAGGACCAGGGTTTCCCCGCCGAACTCATAGAGCAGCTGCCGTTCCTCTGCCGTCGGGGCGGCCATTTTGTCGCCCGGCTGGAGGTTGACCGCCGCCCGGAACCGGGTCTCTCCGGCGGCCACGGCATTGTGGACCGCCACCGACAGGGCCGTCTCCGTATAGGGGAAAATGCCGTTTTCGATGTTGCAGCCGGTGAAGATATTTCCCGAGGCCATCAGAACCGCCGCCCCCACGGGGAAGTTCGAGTAGGGCGCGTAGGCGAAGCGGGAGGCCTGCCGGGCGCTGTCCTTGAGAGCCTGGATCTCGGCGGCGGTGAGCTCCTCCACGAACCAGCGGCGGTAGATCTTTTCGTAGGTGCCGTCCGTACGGATCCGGAAGAGGCCTTCGTTGAGCCAGGAGAGGAGTTCCGTGTCGGTCTTCCGGACGGCGAAATAGAGGGAGGAGACCATCAGCGGTGTGCTCAGGGGGTGCAGGTTCTTGAGGCCGTGTTTCTTCATGTTGAAATAGGCCGTTTTTTCCGAGCCGACGAAGGCCTCCGCCACTCCCTTCGAGAGGGCCATAAGGGCATTGGCCTCCGTATCGAAAAGAACGGTCCGGATTCCCTTCTGTTCCGCCAGGCCGACGTAGAGGGAGCCCTTCTGCGTGGCGGCTGTGCGATCCTTGAGGTCGGCGGGAATCCGGTAGGGCTTTCCTGTCGTCGTGAAGAGACTGACCTTGAACTCCGTCAGGGGCAGGTTCGGAAAGACATATCGCCCCTTGCGCTCCTCCGTCTTCTTCATCCCCGAGGTCAGGTGTACTTCTCCGGAGGCTAGTCTCTTCTGCGCCTCATCCCACTGCATGGGCAGGAGGACCAGCTTTGCGTCCCGTCCCTGGAGGGCGGCCCTCAGGATGTCGATGTCGAATCCCGTCGGCTGGCCCTTTTCGAGGTAGGTATAAGGCGGATAGTCCTCGTCGAAGACATAGATGACGTCCCGGGGAGCCGCCCAGGCGGTGGAAATCCCGGCCAGGAAAATCCAGAGAACCATCAGGGGTGCCGCAATCAGCAGGGTGGCGGAGGGAACGGTGCAGCGGATGAGGAAGGGTGATCGCCGGAGCGGATATGCCATGGGTCTTCTCCTTCGGGGGCGGGGCGGTCTGGCAGGACTCGACCCGTCGGATTCGTGATTTTGGCTGGCGTTGCCCTATTGGTGAAGGGATTTGTTTTTCCTGTCAAGAACAAAGGCGCGTTCCGCCGGATGTATCGGCGGAGGAAGAGGTCCGGCCGGGAGGCGGGCCGGCGGCCCGACTCCGGTGCTCGCCTGCCGTGATTTTCCTCTGAAAAAATGTTTGACGGCGGGGGAAAAACTCCATATGCTTCCTGCGTTTCGTCCTTTCCCTCGGCGGGGACGCGGCGGGTCCGACGGAGCTGACCGGAACGGGTTGGTTCCTGTTCCGGTGAGCCTGCCGAACCGGGCGCACCATGCCTCTGGAATTTTTCGACGCCGTCAGGAAAAACAGCACGCCCGGCTTTTCATGTATCGTCACGGATCAAGGGCTGCCGGAACGGGCCGATGTTTCCCGTTGCGGCGGCAGTTATTTGGATATGGAAACGGCAACGCAGCGGAAAACCTTCTTTATCCGGACCTTCGGGTGCCAGATGAATGTCCATGACGCCGGGCGGATGGCGGACCTTCTGCGCGAGGCCGGATGGGAAGATGCGGCCGGCGAGCGTGATGCCCGCCTGATTCTCATCAACACGTGCAGCATCCGGGAAAAGGCCGCCCAGAAGGTATACAGCCTTCTGGGACGTCTCCAGGAAATGAAGCGGTGCCGGCCGGACCTGATTCTGGGAGTGGCGGGCTGCCTTGCCCAGCAGCTGGGAGGGCAACTGGTAAGGAAGATCCCCGCCGTGGACCTCGTCTTCGGGACGCACCAGGCCCACCGTCTGCCGGAATTCATCCGGACCGTGGAGGGGGGAGGCCGGGTGGTCGAGACGGCCTTCACCGAATCCGTCTGCTCCCTGCACCGGATCGTCCTGCCGCCGGCCGGGACGATCAGCGCCTTCGTGACCATCATGCAGGGCTGCGACAACTATTGCGCCTTCTGCGTGGTTCCGTACCTCCGGGGCCGGGAGGAAAGCAGGCCCTGCCGGGAGATCCTGGAGGAGATCCGCCTGCTTGCCGGCCGGGGCGTCCGCGAGGTGGTCCTCCTGGGACAGAATGTCAACTCCTACGGGCGGAACCTGGCGGAGGGGGCGGATTTCCCGGACCTGCTCCAGGCCGTATCGGGAGTGGAGGGGATCGAGCGGATCCGGTTTACCACGTCCCATCCGAAGGACCTGTCGGACAAGCTGATCCGGGCCTTCCGGGAGATCGGGCCGCTGTGCGGGCACATCCATCTCCCCGTGCAGTCCGGGTCGGACCGGATTCTTGCCCGGATGAACAGGGGATACACCCGGGACGATTACCTCGGGAAGGTGGCGCGCCTGCGGGACGCCTGCCCGGAAGTGGCCATCTCCTCGGACATGATCGCGGGTTTCCCGGGCGAGACCGAGGAGGATTTCGAAGACACGCTGGCCCTGATGGAAGAAGTTCGCTTTGACAGCCTCTTCTCCTTCAAGTATTCCGAGCGTGAAGGAACGGCGGCGCTTCTTCTGGACGGCAAGCTGGACGAGCGGGTCAAGGGCCGCCGGCTCCGGATCCTGCAGGATCTCCAGGACCGGCATACCCTGGAGAAGCATCGGCGGGACGTGGGACGCACCCTGGAAGTGCTGGTGGAGGGAACCAGCCGGAACAGCGACGCGGACCTGACGGGAAGGACCCGGACGAACCGGATCGTCAATTTCCCGGGCGACGGGGCCTGGATCGGCCGGACCGTCCGGGTGGCCATCCGGGAGGCCTTTCTCCATTCCCTCCGGGGCGAGGCGATTTTGCCCGGTCTGCGCTCACCGGCGCTGCCGGCGAACCCGAAAGCGGCATAAGCGGACGAGAACCGGGCGGGGGTGGCAAGCAATGATGATCGAAATGAAAGTGGCGGGCCTGACGATCGATCCAGTGACGAATACGCCCATCGTGATCCTGAAGGACCGGGAAGAAAAGAGAGTTCTGCCGATCTGGATCGGCCTGTTCGAGGCGAGCGCCATTGCCACGGAACTGGAGGGGATCAACTTCTCGCGGCCCATGACGCACGATCTGATCCGGGATATCCTGACGAACCTCGGAATCGAGGTGCTGAAGGTCGAGGTCCATGATCTCCGGAACAATACCTTCTTCGCGAACATTCATCTCCTGCGGGAGGGAAAGACGCAGGTCATCGATTCCCGTCCCAGCGACGCCCTGGCCCTGGCGCTTCGGGCAAGCGCCCCCATCTACGTGGAGGAACGGGTGATCGAGAAATCCCGGAGCATCGATGTGGGTGCGAAGATCACCGACCTGGAGAAGGAGAAGGAAGACAAACTCAAGGATTTCCTGGAAAACCTGGATCCCGACGACTTCGGGAAATACAAGATGTAAGGCCGGCGGACCGGGACTTTCCCGGGAAGCCGGATCGGGGTCCCGGTGGTGGATCCCTCCTGCCACGAAGGCCGAGCCTCTCCGGCGGCCGGTTTTTTCGTGGCCCTGTTTTTTTGCGGGGCATGGAATGACGGAGGAAGCCCTCGCGGCCTTCGAGCGGCACCTGCGGGTGGAGCGGAACCTCTCCCCCCAGACGGTTCGGGCATACCTGGCGGACCTGAGGCAGTTCCGCGGATTCCTGGCGCAGGGACCGTCGGGCCGGACGGTCGGCGGGGACCTCCTGGAGCAGGCCGATTCCCTGGCCCTCAGGAGCTATCTGGCGGACCTGTACCGGAAAAAGCTCCGGAAGACGTCGATCGGCCGGAAACTGGCGGCCCTGAAGACGTTTTATGCGTTCCTCCTGCGACAGGGAAGGATCCGGTCCAATCCGGCGGAGCTCATTCAGGCCCCGAAGGCGGAAACGTACGTGCCGAAGGTGTTGTCGGTGGACGACGTATTCGTCCTCCTGGGGGACCGGTTCGGAGCGGGGCCCGAGGGCCGGCGCGACCGGGCGATCCTGGAGCTGTTTTACGGGTCCGGTGTCCGGCTGAGCGAACTGGCGGGGCTGAACGTAACGGACGTGGACCTGGACGGGAGCCTGGTGAAGGTCCGGGGCAAGGGCGCCCGAGAACGCCTCATCCCGATGGGACCGCCCTGCCGCGAGGCCCTGGCCCGCTGGATCGAGGAGCGGAGCGCCCTTGTCCGGGAAGGGCATACGGAACCCGGGAACCCCCTGTTTCTCAATCGTTCGGGAGAACGGCTGTCGGGGCGGTCCGTAGCCCGCCTGTTGGACGATTACGTACGGAAGAGCGGGATCGGGCGGAAGATCAGCCCCCACTCGCTCAGGCACAGTTTCGCGACGCACCTCCTGGACGCCGGGGCGGATCTCCGGTCCATCCAGGAAATGCTGGGACACAAGAGCCTGTCGACGACGCAGAAATACACCGCCGTCAGCATCGGCAGGCTCATGGAAGTATACGACCGGGCCCATCCGAAGGCCCGGGAAGGAGAGGAGGAATCATGAAGATTCGCGGGACCACCATCGTGGCCGTCCGGCACAGGGGAAAAGTCGTCGTGGCCGGCGACGGTCAGGTGACCGTGGACATGACCGTTATGAAGCACGGGGCCCGCAAGGTCCGGCGTCTCTATCACGACGAGGTCGTCGTCGGTTTTGCCGGGGCCACGGCGGATGCCTTCACCCTCTTCGAGCGCTTCGACCAGAAGCTCGAGCAGTTCGGAGGCAATCTACTTCGGGCCGCCGTGGAACTGACCAAGG contains these protein-coding regions:
- a CDS encoding cytidine deaminase — protein: MAYPLRRSPFLIRCTVPSATLLIAAPLMVLWIFLAGISTAWAAPRDVIYVFDEDYPPYTYLEKGQPTGFDIDILRAALQGRDAKLVLLPMQWDEAQKRLASGEVHLTSGMKKTEERKGRYVFPNLPLTEFKVSLFTTTGKPYRIPADLKDRTAATQKGSLYVGLAEQKGIRTVLFDTEANALMALSKGVAEAFVGSEKTAYFNMKKHGLKNLHPLSTPLMVSSLYFAVRKTDTELLSWLNEGLFRIRTDGTYEKIYRRWFVEELTAAEIQALKDSARQASRFAYAPYSNFPVGAAVLMASGNIFTGCNIENGIFPYTETALSVAVHNAVAAGETRFRAAVNLQPGDKMAAPTAEERQLLYEFGGETLVLVEDGSGGYRTVTVSELLPYVFPLQ
- the miaB gene encoding tRNA (N6-isopentenyl adenosine(37)-C2)-methylthiotransferase MiaB; this encodes METATQRKTFFIRTFGCQMNVHDAGRMADLLREAGWEDAAGERDARLILINTCSIREKAAQKVYSLLGRLQEMKRCRPDLILGVAGCLAQQLGGQLVRKIPAVDLVFGTHQAHRLPEFIRTVEGGGRVVETAFTESVCSLHRIVLPPAGTISAFVTIMQGCDNYCAFCVVPYLRGREESRPCREILEEIRLLAGRGVREVVLLGQNVNSYGRNLAEGADFPDLLQAVSGVEGIERIRFTTSHPKDLSDKLIRAFREIGPLCGHIHLPVQSGSDRILARMNRGYTRDDYLGKVARLRDACPEVAISSDMIAGFPGETEEDFEDTLALMEEVRFDSLFSFKYSEREGTAALLLDGKLDERVKGRRLRILQDLQDRHTLEKHRRDVGRTLEVLVEGTSRNSDADLTGRTRTNRIVNFPGDGAWIGRTVRVAIREAFLHSLRGEAILPGLRSPALPANPKAA
- a CDS encoding bifunctional nuclease family protein: MIEMKVAGLTIDPVTNTPIVILKDREEKRVLPIWIGLFEASAIATELEGINFSRPMTHDLIRDILTNLGIEVLKVEVHDLRNNTFFANIHLLREGKTQVIDSRPSDALALALRASAPIYVEERVIEKSRSIDVGAKITDLEKEKEDKLKDFLENLDPDDFGKYKM
- a CDS encoding flavodoxin, whose product is MIRILIVYASQTGSTERMARAVAEGVSRIEGAVAVLKRAGEATLDDLLSADGLAVGTPENFGYMAGAVKDFFDRTFYPAQDKVFRKPYAVFISAGNDGTGALAAVERIALGYKFKRVFEPVISRGVLKEEVLEQCRELGGVLAGGCEAGIF
- a CDS encoding tyrosine recombinase XerC, with product MTEEALAAFERHLRVERNLSPQTVRAYLADLRQFRGFLAQGPSGRTVGGDLLEQADSLALRSYLADLYRKKLRKTSIGRKLAALKTFYAFLLRQGRIRSNPAELIQAPKAETYVPKVLSVDDVFVLLGDRFGAGPEGRRDRAILELFYGSGVRLSELAGLNVTDVDLDGSLVKVRGKGARERLIPMGPPCREALARWIEERSALVREGHTEPGNPLFLNRSGERLSGRSVARLLDDYVRKSGIGRKISPHSLRHSFATHLLDAGADLRSIQEMLGHKSLSTTQKYTAVSIGRLMEVYDRAHPKAREGEEES
- a CDS encoding MBL fold metallo-hydrolase, producing MEGNRQYPTRLSEGLIVLGHDYFHHYLMEGRERTALVEAGVSATADLVLGQLESLGVRPDYLVVSHPHVDHINGLPALRTAFPDATVIAGEGAPEFLAHPGTKTSLVADDRFITQFLAGKGLRTKRPPIEEPPSLDGCRIVRDGERIDLGGRTLVFLAAPGHSPGNLAVHVPETGVLLASDSLGYHLPRQGFFPIFFTGYDDYMATIDRFETLKPRFIGLPHHGCFSGEEETPRAFAEARRAARETRARILGDARPDEDILRDLYHRSYRDELTIYSQENIIGCCRLLLRRSRQSAKGETS
- a CDS encoding potassium channel protein; its protein translation is MHRTMFTNKLSIAATGLVFLIVAGTIGYNLTEGWAPLDSFYATIVTISTVGYGDFMPRTLQGRLFTIILILFGVGTMFYTVGLLAQNMVEGRLRVVLGRGRLEKMIEKMSNHYIICGCGRIGHLIGKELQTEKVPFVVIDSNTEVIERIAEEGFVYCKGDATHDKCLVEAGVKRAKGIVCVLPSDAENLYVILTAKELNPDIWILSRSEDEVSEHRLLRAGANRVMSPYTFGGMRMSMAILRPAMLDFIEITTSRASLELRMEEMTVCDGSPIIGKTLEESEIRLQYGLIIVAVKKESGRMIFNPLATYRIERGDKLIAMGEDENVARLSQVCLT